From the Cryptomeria japonica chromosome 2, Sugi_1.0, whole genome shotgun sequence genome, one window contains:
- the LOC131028215 gene encoding uncharacterized protein LOC131028215, which produces MAMAASSSSETSSSDSEHPHSSHRHRHREKDRDIQRNKEKHHSRKSKSKRRRKHSESEEDLSSSSYSDRSRKRHRRDESSSSDSDSEASDRPRKHKRRDKPRKTKDKLKGKGHRHRHHKHKSREKLEKESNGPVQLSKFLGRDKEDGVRRSVVSGKKILMKIEKTKEDKLAETNRNELLKFLNASYD; this is translated from the exons ATGGCAATGGCGGCTTCGTCTTCTTCGGAGACTTCATCGTCTGATTCAGAGCACCCCCACAGCAGCCATCGCCACCGTCACAGAGAAAAGGACAGAGATATTCAAAGGAACAAGGAAAAACACCATTCTCGCAAGTCTAAGTCCAAACGCAGGCGAAAGCACAGCGAAAGCGAGGAAGATTTGTCTTCCTCTTCTTACTCAGATCGCTCTCGCAAGCGTCACCGGAG GGACGAGAGTTCAAGCAGTGACAGTGATTCAGAAGCATCTGACCGGCCAAGGAAACATAAACGAAGAGACAAGCCAAGAAAG ACCAAAGACAAGTTAAAGGGTAAAGGCCATAGGCACAGACATCATAAGCATAAGTCAAGAGAG AAGCTGGAAAAAGAGAGTAATGGTCCAGTGCAGCTTTCAAAG TTTCTTGGGCGGGATAAAGAAGATGGTGTAAGGCGCAGTGTTGTCTCTGGTAAAAAG ATTCTTATGAAGATTGAGAAAACCAAGGAGGACAAGCTGGCAGAGACTAACAGGAATGAGTTGTTGAAGTTCTTAAATGCGAGTTATGATTAA